The DNA window TTCGTTTAAACTCTGTATTgctttaattttgatttcgagTTACGTTGGGTTTAGTGTGTTGTTTTGTGGATCgaagttttagggttttgagatgAGTAAGATAAAGAAAGTGTTTCCTTGGTGGTTTTATATTATCCTGAACAAGgatgttggaaattcttattcgaagAGATAGATCGATGTACTAATACACTAGTGTTTTTCATCaagattggatgatgcgatgcgcGAACTGGTGGGTTGTTTTGTAGAAACatatgtgatgtattgtttttgtttgagttaTGTTTAAGCTTAGTGGGAGTTATTGTCGcataagagattttatagtagttatcggtttaaattgttatgttagtatcatatcatttggtggattgcaagtatggagtttgagaaatattttgaggctatcgagtgcacatctcacagagggtaatgtctagcaaatgttttatcgggaaattgatttcaaacgttaatttgttaaacgtatttgaaatgtttttatcacgtaattgtgcccagacatatcatgaacatgcatttttgtatgtcacgaatagaaAATTGCATttagcactgagtatgttcactaagtaaaagagaaataaaaaaaattgatacatgcataatagtacatgcatcacgtgcattaaaatggttagagttggatgcaactctttggggatgagagctatcatcaccctggcgcacaatgaATTTTTGGCAATTAAGTATTTCGAgcaaaatgttttgaaacgaactcgagtcaccttgggataaaaatttatcaagtttgaactaaagagaataataattttgttagttggaactattttatatatttgcaaacttACTTAAAAGTAAGGTATAATTGCGAAATTCAAACTTggtatgttttttaaaaaattagtgtgttacaaaattgaaggtttttccaacagtaaaagtattttggttttaaatataaaaggagttataagatattaaagtcTTTAAAAGACAAGTGGAAAGTTGTAATGTTTTATGATCTGAATTATTtccctataagtttggttttgagcattaCCAATGATCCGATTACTGGTGAATGTGATTTAGGTGAACTCTTGTTAGCAAGGTTACTGTAatatttggtgaaacaattttgagaatttcagtttggctcggatttatgagttagctaattcgagaatcgtgatgagtaggtttcgacaataaaggttggttgatcgatactattggttgtgaatttttgttgttgaaaatttgatatccttttgtttggttgtttaaCCTTTTCTGTGCGGCATAGATTTAGTTTGTGAAACAAAATTGGTATGTATGTTGTATTTAATTACTTAGGTAACTTCGGGCTGTATGCTTTCTtggtatgagtggaagaatctTTCTGAATGAGTCGGTTTATATGTAACTTGGAGATTTCGTCATCATAGATTAAAGTGATATATTCTTTGGATTGTCGGTAGGTGTGTACGTGTTTATTGAttcgttaaggttgatggtgttgtcgagcttagtccttgtcgtgtgtacTACTCAATTTTCATGATGCGTTAAAGTTGGCTGATTTATATTGGCGAGAAACGTATCAAGTTAATTTTGGACTAGACTGTTCGTTTGATATAACgagtttatttatatctttcatatgggataataggtgtagagatgttaagtaggtgacgagtattgcatgatgttattaatggggattttgaggttttcatttaaagtgttagattttggtattgtaagaATTGCGATTTGAGTTTCGGGCTTGTCCTTGCACCTTGTCAAGGTTGTCTTGATAGCTGTTTGAACTCGAATGAGTTTAGTAACCTTCCTTGTGAGAATGCTTAATAtttatagttgaataatcttgaaggtttatattttgtttaataagtaatagttggagtacTGAACTATCgaatttctaatttttcttaTACGTGGTGTGAAAATTTGGGTTGCTGTTCTATGTAGgtggtgatttgagttatcattcgaggtacaacttgtcgagttgtggttatgcaagtgcgtaggttgatgagtggaagtatgcctatggtttcagttttaattcggTTATGGGGAGTATACTTAGGGGACGGAGTCCATTCGTATGTTATTAGCTTGACAggagcatcacggtcgtgatacaccatcacgggcgcgattgagacatctcgggcgcgacgcggcactgtagggttcgctgttttgCTCTAAATAGCTCGttaactcgattctttcagccctttttcaccctatcagacctaattcgaccctacactcagataaaccctatttctatcattcctttatgatccttggtggtttttaactattgattggtgattatatgtttgttttgcgatttctacgcgatttgcttgtggtgttcttcgttggtgtgattgtgactCTTGTTGCTTCTTGTCCAGACCCTTCCCTAGGgtttaatacttatttaatcTTGTTATTATTCATTATAAGGTAAGGATTTCAatctcttatgtattggtgaatcgttgtcatgtgttttgcgtagaatggcatgatttagggtactgttttggagtttggaacttATTGTTCAATGttctgagatttatgatttgaataatatgtttcaaatggattttaatatgattttaatatgatgtattatgattggaattggatttgcatgatttaaacaacaaattggctaattttaggtttgtatgaaattaaattgtttagcgatttgttaaagtgttgaatctgagttatttgggATATTATGTGTTGTGCCcaaatcacgggcgcgatataCTAGCTAATCCAAACACCTCTGTTCTTCAAGTGTATCGCGGACCCGACatatgaatcacgggcgcgatgaatATGACCGTTGAAGGTCTAACGGCTAGTTCAGAGTCTTCCATCAGTTGCTTGACAAGTGGCCTTCAACCATTGGCTGAATTCCTGATATTCAaagatctcgggcgcgacgTAAGGGATCTTGGGTGCGACCGACTGTTTTTCAGTCCAAACTTGAGTTTTCTTCTAGAAGATTCAAGGGtttgttgttggggttataaataccccttgtctacctcatttatgaggttagacactctagcaacaacaaacattctcaagcattcaatttattctctctaaatttattgtgcatcatttattgattgctcattctctttgttgattgattaatctTTGTGATTCAATCATTAGTGTTGTAGGTTTGTGTTTAGCCTTAGAAAAGCACATTGTGAGTTTGGGATTATCTCttagaaatctctttgtaaagtttgtgtttatCTCTAAAACACTATCTCAATTAgtagattctaaaatctcaatcattgattgagtagtggagtaggatcgatttgtgatccgaaccactctaaattgcttgtgtcaatttctctcttctcaaactctcatttaaattttaattacccactaaaccttattcacccccctctaaggtagctatttagggatttcaattggtatcaaagctaAGTTGCTCATTTCCTTACTTAATTGCGAGCTTATCGATCTATGGCTACCGAAAACTTCGTTCATACACTTCGTCCTTTCTTTGATGGTACGGATTTTCCTAATTGGAAGTTTCGTATGGAAAACTATCTTGACATGGATGGTGTTAATCTTTGGGATATTGTGCTAAGTGGCTACAAGGCTCCAACAAAGGAACAAGATGGTATAGAAGTGCCTTGGCCAAGAAATGAATGGACAAGAGTGCAAACTCTAGCAAATGGCTTCAACCGGAAGACTATTTGTGTGATCATATCTTTTTTGTGCAAGGAGGAGCAATATAGAGTTCAACATTGCACAACCGCTAAGGAGATGTGGAAGATTCTTGGCAAATATCATGAAGGTACAATTGAAGTTCAAAACAAGAAGGTGGAGCTTCTCATTAGTGAATATGAGAGTTTCAAGAACAAGCCTAATGAGACTATTACCGAGATTACCAACCGTCTTCTCTCCATCACTACCAATCTCAAGAAACTCGGTAAGCACTATACTCTTGGTGAGATCAATGGAAAAATTCTTCGTATATAGGATATCCTAGATTGGCAACCGAAGATAACTGCTATTGAGGAGTCAAGTAATATTAAAAACTTGAGAACCGATGAGCTCATCGGAAACTTGCTTCTTCATGAGATGACTTACATAAAGGAAATCAATAATCTCAAGAAGGCTCAAGATGAGAAGAACAAGGGAATTGCTTTGAAAGCTAAGGCAATTGAAAGCAAGGTTGAGAAGGAGCTCAACATGAgtgatgatgaagatgatgaagataTGGTTTTGATGGCAAATAGAGTGAGGGAGTGGAAGCTAAGAAACAAAGGCCAATTCCAAAGATATGAGCAAAAAGGTGATTCTTCTAACTTCAAGAAGCCTTTCACTCCTAAGAATGAGTCTTCTAATCCCTCTCCTAAAAGAGATGTTACTTGCTATGGATGTGGTAAACCGAGTCATACTAAACCAATTGTAGAGTGGGAGCTAAAAGAACCTTCCCAATCAAAGAAAAGAAGGGTCTAGCGGCTACTTGGGATGATGAAGTGGAGGCTTCCGATAATGAATGTCAAGAAGAAGATAGAGCAAATCTTTGCTTCATGGCATTTGAGGAGGAATCTAATCCTAAGGTGCCAAAGAAGACCGTCTCCCATAAAACCTTATGGTATGTTGATAGCGGTTGCTCTAGGCACATGACGGGTCAAATCTCCAATTTTGCTAACTTGAAGAGCATAGATGGAGGAAGCGTCACTTTTGGAGATGATGCTAAAGGCCAAGTTGTGGGGATAGGCAAGATAGGTAACTCTAATTCTCCCGGTATAGAAAATGTGTGGCTTGTTAATGGTCTAAAGCATAATCTTTTAAGTGTGAGTCAATTATGTGATAAAGGTTATAGAGTATCTTTTGACTCTAGAGCTTGCTATGTTATTCAACCAATGAATAATGAAGTAGTCTTTAAGGGATATCGAAAGGGAAATATCTATCTAATTGACTTAGAAACGCTTGAAAACCAAGATGGCAAGTGTTTACTATCACTTAGCGATGAATCTTGGTTATGGCACCGGAGACTAGGACATGCTAGCTTGAACCTCTTAAATGAGGTTAGTAAGGATGAACTAGTCAAAGGATTGCCTAAGCTAAAATTTTCCAAAGACAAAGTGTGTGGACCTTGTCAAAAGGGAACCAACACAAGTCTTCTTTTAAGTCTAAAAATGTTGTTTCAACTACAAGACCATTACAATTGCTACACATGGACTTGTTTGGACCTACTAGATTTGCTACCTTGCGTGGCATGCACTATGCATATGTGATTGTTGATGACTACTCTAGATTCACTTGGGTTATGTTCCTAACTCATAAGAATGaagcttttaaaaaaatttctagtCTTGCAAAACATAttctaaaagaaaaagatttgcAAATTTCTAGTATTAGAAGTGATCATggaaccgaatttcaaaatgagtCTTTCAAAGTGTTTTGTGAAGAAAAAGGTAttgatcataatttttcttctcCTATAACACCTCAACAAAATGGGGTTGTTGAAAGGAAAAACTGCACTTTGGTGGAAATGGCCCGCTCTATGCTTCATGAGTATGATTTACCTCAATACTTGTGGGCGGAGGCCGTCAGCACCGCTTGCTATGTTGCAAACTGAGTCTTTATAAGGCCCATTTTGAATAAAACTTCTTATGAGTTATGGATAGGAAGAAAGCCCATGATTTCTTACATTAGAGTATTTAGATGCAAGTGCTTCATATTAAACACCAAGGATGACCTTGGAAAATTTGACTCCAAATCCGATGAAGGCGTGTTTATGGGTTATGCCTCTACTAGCAAGTCTTATAGAGTGTTTAACAAGCGTACTTTAGTTGTTGAGGAGTCTATGCATGTGGTTTTTGATGAGTCCTCCAAGGACTTTCCGGAAAAGGATTCGTTTGTTAATGATTTTGTAGGTACATTTGAGGATCTAACACTTGTTGAAAATCAAGTCAATTCCTTGGGAAAAGTGGAAGCCCCTCAACCAACTCAAGGTGGTAACAAGGTGGAAGCCGAATCACCTCCTCCGGCTCAACACCAAGTGGTGAACTATGATCTCCCAAAGGAGTCGGCTTTTAATAAAAGCCATCCTCAAGAGTTGATTATTGGTGATACCTCTAAAGGTGTAAGTACTCGCTCTCATTTCCGCACTATAGCTAATTTTACTTTCCTTTCATAACTAGAGCCCACTAAAGTTAGTGAAGCTTTAGTTGACGAACATTGGGTGATTGCTATGCAACAGTAACTCAATGAATTCGTGAGGAATaaagtttgggagctagtccCCCGTCCTAATGGTCATACCATTATTGGGACAAAATAGGTTTTCCGGAACAAGTTGGACGAAAGTGGAGTGATAACTCGGAACAAGGGCCGATTGGTTGCCCAAGGCTATAACCAAGAGGAAGGCATTGATTATGAGGAGACATTTGCTCCGGTTTCTAGATTAGAAGCAATTCGTATGTTATTAGCTTATGCATCATGCatgaatttcaaactttttcaaatggatgtgaaaagttcttttttaaatggttttattgAGGAGGAAGTTTATGTTAAACAACCTCCCGGTTTTGAAGACTTTCAACATCCTAACTATGTTTTTAAACTCAACAAAGCTCTTTATGGTTTAAAACAAGCTCCTAGAGCTTGGTACGATAGGTTGAGTAGCTTTTTGATTGCAAATGGTTTTTCCAAAGGCAAGGTTGATACTACTCTTTTTACAAAGACTCATAAGCATGATATTCTCTTTGTGcaaatttatgttgatgatatcatCTTTGGTGCTACTAATGAGTCTCTATGTAGAGATTTTTCTAAGTGTATGACTAGGGAGTTTGAAATGAGCAACATGGGATAACTCAAGTTCTTCCTTGGACTTCAAATCAAACAAGATAAGGATGGAATCTTCATCAATCAATCCAAGTACACAAAGGAGATGCTCAAAAAGTTTGGCATGCAGACCTCCTCTAGTAGCAAAACACCAGTGAGTACCACAACTAAATTGGACAAAGACGAATCGGGTAAATGCATTGATATTACAATGTATCGAGGTATGATAGGATCTCTCATTTATCTTACCGCTAGTAGACCCGACATTATGTTTAGTGTGTGCTTATGTGCTCGTTTTCAAGCTTGTCCTAAGGAATCCCACTTGCATGCCGTTAAACGTATTTTGAAATACTTGCATGGCACTTTACACCTAGGAATCTATTACCCTAGAAATGTGGACCCTAGGTTACTTGGCTACTCCGATGCCGACTATGCGGGTTGTCTTATTGATCGTAAAAGTACCTCCGGGACTTGCCAATTTCTAGGTCAAAGTTTGAACTCTTGGAGTAGTAAGAAACAAGTATCCGTAGCTTTGTCAACCGCGGAGGCCGAATATGTAGCGGCCGGTTGTTGTTGAGCTCAAATCCTATGGATTAAGCAACAACTTCTTGATTATGGTATTGCACTTGATCACATTCCCATCAAATGTGACAACACTAGTGCAATAAACCTATCAAAGAACCCAATTCAACATTCTAGAAGTAAACACATAGATATCCGACATCATTTTATTCGTGATCATGTGCATAAAGGTGATGTAGTAATCGAATTCATCGATACTACTAATCAATTTACAGATATTTTTACCAAGCCTCTAAATGAGGATCGTATGCATTTTATCATTCGAGAGCTTGGTATGCTTGATGTGAGTACTTTGAACTAATGTGCTTATTGCCTTATTTGATTcaaattattcttaattaactATGCGCTTTCTTTTAATTGATTGGACCAATATACATGTTAATCTCTTTTGTATGATGGTTACATGATTTTGATGTTTGTCCATAATAAATTATCCATATGTGTTGGCATCAAGGCTTGGCATTGTGCAAAATTTtcgaaaattgttaaaaatcatGATTTCAATGAATCTCGGCCGCTATCTACATGTCGCGGGCGAGATCTtcaaactgaaataaaaaaaaattcctctGCTAGTATCTAGGCCGCGATCTTCATATCTCGGGCGTGATATACAGACAGaaagtatgattttttttctgcATGAATCTCGGGCGAGATATAGTTCTCGCGGGCGTGATACATCCGACCGTTTGAATATAACGGCTAGTTTGATGTATCTCGGGCGCGATTCATgcagatttttcaaaaatctgcCATTTTTGATACTTATCAAAACGGCTAGTTTTTCAAAAACTAGCCGTTTATGACCGTTTTTAGGACTCCTTAAGCCCTATAAATACTCCCTTTGATAGCatttcttctttacaaaaccTCTCAAACctttctaatatatttttttgcaaaatagTCTTTTAACccctcaaaatttcaaaatctcttgCATTTGTCATCCTCATTTCATTCATTCATACATCATGGCACCCAAGGTTTCTTCTAAATCGAATGGAAAGGCTCCGGCTAAAGCTTCTACTCAACTTCCTACATTGGAAATGGAGGAATTGGCCATTCGAAGGGGTAACATGGAACAAGCGGAAATCGAAGGCACTCGTTTTCCTACTCTTGTGGATATTGCTTTTGACGGATTAAGGGCTCAAGTTGAAGCCTACATTGATGCCTTGATATGGAGAAAATTTGTTCCTGAAAATAGAGAAGAAACCATTAAGGATTTGACAAAGGAAGTGATTGCTTCGCCTCACTTGATCACAAATGAAAATCATCGCTCCGGGTTCTATGGAGTGACATTTCAAGCTCAAGGAAAGACCTACAAGCTTACACCAAGGGAGATCGATGAGTGCTTCGGGTTTGAAGATGGTTTTGCTACAAACTATCTTCGTATTAAGGAGTTCACCATTTATGATTTTTGGGCGGAAGTTAGCACCGACGTGAGGCACGAATCTCGCACCGTAATTGCCAAGTCTATTGACACTCTCCCTTTGTTCGTTTTCCATCGAATCATCACTTATTCGATCAATGGAAGACATGAAGGCAATGAGAAGGTCCCCATCAAAGACCTATTTTTTATGTGGTGTGCGGTCAAAGGAG is part of the Mercurialis annua linkage group LG3, ddMerAnnu1.2, whole genome shotgun sequence genome and encodes:
- the LOC126672446 gene encoding secreted RxLR effector protein 161-like translates to MLKKFGMQTSSSSKTPVSTTTKLDKDESGKCIDITMYRGMIGSLIYLTASRPDIMFSVCLCARFQACPKESHLHAVKRILKYLHGTLHLGIYYPRNVDPRLLGYSDADYAGCLIDRKSTSGTCQFLGQSLNSWSSKKQVSVALSTAEAEYVAAGCC